From the Streptococcus sp. 29887 genome, one window contains:
- a CDS encoding DUF6572 domain-containing protein: MSEDYLPIKESLGYQNVKKALWNVFAADLDDMSIDEKPFESFSFLFHYKDYEMTMLISDTEKHVQFQAGEGGLFSISLPNPRYPTASFQKKVSLSYLISDKHISDKLRWCLGQDKEAVEYAMKVLKDYLDSNDTKILLESQEFYLNTATIDSIGIVDGHLELLLADGNAWLPDTEQDHLLKLQEKLNNYIHFIESKQYVDSYGDDFTEKVINLTFQYAPSDNGLAFLVQVQKVLQPTDIRLKVVVPE; this comes from the coding sequence ATGAGTGAAGACTATTTACCAATTAAAGAGAGTTTGGGTTACCAAAATGTTAAAAAAGCACTATGGAATGTATTTGCGGCAGATTTAGATGATATGTCCATTGATGAAAAGCCATTTGAAAGTTTTAGTTTCCTATTTCATTACAAAGATTATGAGATGACTATGCTTATTTCTGATACTGAGAAACATGTTCAATTTCAAGCAGGAGAAGGAGGGCTTTTTAGTATATCACTTCCCAATCCTAGATATCCAACAGCTTCATTTCAAAAAAAAGTTTCATTATCTTATCTGATTTCTGATAAACATATTAGTGATAAGTTAAGATGGTGTCTTGGTCAGGATAAGGAAGCCGTTGAGTATGCTATGAAAGTTCTTAAAGACTATCTAGATTCCAATGACACAAAGATTCTATTGGAGAGTCAAGAATTTTATTTGAATACAGCAACCATCGACTCTATCGGCATCGTAGACGGTCACCTAGAACTGTTATTGGCAGATGGAAACGCATGGCTTCCTGACACCGAACAAGACCACCTTCTCAAACTCCAAGAAAAGTTGAATAACTACATCCACTTTATTGAAAGCAAGCAGTATGTGGACAGCTACGGGGATGACTTTACAGAAAAGGTTATCAACCTGACTTTTCAGTATGCCCCATCAGACAATGGCCTTGCTTTCCTTGTGCAAGTTCAAAAAGTTCTACAGCCGACAGATATTCGTTTGAAGGTTGTTGTGCCAGAGTAG
- the pyrR gene encoding bifunctional pyr operon transcriptional regulator/uracil phosphoribosyltransferase PyrR, with amino-acid sequence MKTKEIVDDMTMKRAITRITYEIIERNKNLDNIVLAGIKTRGVFIAKRIQERLKQLEGIDVPLGELDTKPFRDDVKVEEDTTNMTADVNDRDVILVDDVLYTGRTIRAAIDNVVSLGRPARVSLAVLVDRGHRELPIRADYVGKNIPTSRSEEIIVHMAEIDGQDSVLLVEGA; translated from the coding sequence ATGAAGACAAAGGAAATCGTTGACGATATGACCATGAAGCGGGCCATCACCCGTATCACTTATGAAATTATCGAGCGGAACAAAAATTTGGATAATATTGTTCTGGCAGGTATAAAAACCCGCGGGGTGTTCATTGCTAAACGCATTCAGGAAAGGCTGAAACAGTTAGAGGGGATTGATGTTCCACTGGGGGAACTGGATACCAAGCCTTTCCGTGATGATGTAAAAGTCGAAGAAGATACGACAAACATGACTGCTGATGTGAATGATCGTGATGTTATTTTGGTAGATGATGTGCTTTATACTGGGCGAACCATTCGTGCGGCTATTGACAACGTAGTTTCCTTGGGGCGACCAGCTCGTGTTAGTCTGGCTGTTCTAGTTGACCGTGGTCACAGAGAACTACCTATTCGAGCGGACTATGTTGGAAAGAACATTCCGACTAGCCGTTCGGAAGAAATCATCGTTCACATGGCTGAAATCGATGGCCAGGATTCTGTCCTCCTAGTCGAGGGAGCTTAG
- a CDS encoding RluA family pseudouridine synthase, with product MEVRVEIGGIRLDKALADLTDLSRSVANEQIKNGQVLVNGQPKKAKYSVQAGDILTYQMPEVEEIDYVAEDIPLEIVYQDADVAVVNKPQGMVVHPSAGHTSGTLVNALLYHVKDLSGINGVLRPGIVHRIDKDTSGLLMIAKNDEAHTKLAAELKDKKSLRKYWAIVHGNLPNDRGMIEAPIGRSEKDRKKQAVTAKGKEAVTRFQVLERFGDYTLLELTLETGRTHQIRVHMAYIGHPVAGDEAYGPKKTLKGHGQFLHARTLGFTHPRTGEVVEFTAEAPAIFQETLEKLRQSNG from the coding sequence ATGGAAGTAAGAGTTGAGATTGGTGGCATTCGTTTGGACAAGGCCTTGGCGGATTTGACAGATTTGTCCCGTTCAGTTGCCAATGAACAGATTAAAAATGGTCAGGTTTTGGTTAATGGCCAGCCTAAAAAAGCAAAATACAGTGTGCAAGCTGGTGACATCCTAACCTATCAGATGCCAGAAGTTGAAGAAATTGACTATGTAGCGGAAGATATTCCTCTGGAAATTGTCTATCAGGATGCGGATGTAGCAGTGGTCAATAAACCTCAAGGGATGGTGGTTCACCCATCTGCGGGGCACACATCTGGTACACTGGTCAATGCGCTTTTGTATCATGTCAAGGATTTGTCAGGTATCAATGGTGTTCTTAGACCTGGAATTGTCCATCGGATTGACAAGGATACATCTGGCTTGCTCATGATTGCAAAAAATGATGAGGCTCATACCAAGCTGGCTGCTGAATTAAAAGACAAAAAGTCGCTTCGTAAATACTGGGCGATTGTTCATGGGAACCTGCCAAATGATCGTGGAATGATTGAGGCACCGATTGGGCGTTCTGAGAAAGACCGCAAGAAACAGGCTGTGACAGCCAAAGGGAAAGAAGCTGTGACACGTTTTCAGGTTTTGGAACGTTTCGGAGATTATACCTTGCTAGAATTGACCTTGGAAACCGGTCGGACACATCAAATCCGTGTTCACATGGCTTATATCGGTCATCCTGTGGCTGGTGATGAGGCCTACGGCCCTAAAAAGACACTCAAGGGACATGGTCAATTTCTTCATGCCAGAACGCTTGGATTTACCCATCCGAGAACTGGGGAAGTAGTGGAGTTTACGGCAGAAGCGCCAGCTATTTTCCAAGAAACGCTTGAAAAACTGCGTCAGTCAAATGGCTGA
- the rpmA gene encoding 50S ribosomal protein L27, with amino-acid sequence MLNLNLANLQFMAHKKGGGSTSNGRDSQAKRLGAKAADGQTVSGGSILYRQRGTKIYPGANVGRGGDDTLYAKVEGVVRFERKGRDKKQVSVYPIAK; translated from the coding sequence ATGTTAAACTTGAATCTTGCTAACTTGCAATTTATGGCCCACAAAAAAGGTGGAGGTTCAACGTCAAACGGTCGTGATTCACAAGCGAAACGCCTTGGTGCGAAAGCTGCTGACGGCCAAACTGTATCAGGTGGTTCAATCCTTTACCGCCAACGTGGTACAAAAATCTATCCAGGAGCTAACGTAGGTCGTGGTGGAGATGACACTCTTTACGCTAAAGTAGAAGGCGTTGTACGCTTCGAACGTAAAGGTCGCGATAAGAAACAAGTATCTGTTTACCCAATCGCAAAGTAA
- the carB gene encoding carbamoyl-phosphate synthase large subunit, translating into MPKRTDIKKIMVIGSGPIIIGQAAEFDYAGTQACLALKEEGYSVVLVNSNPATIMTDKEIADKVYIEPITLEFVTRILRKERPDALLPTLGGQTGLNMAMELSKAGILDELGVELLGTKLSAIDQAEDRDLFKQLMEDLKQPIPESTIVTTVEEALEFATEIGYPVIVRPAFTLGGTGGGMCANEEELREIAENGLKLSPVTQCLIERSIAGFKEIEYEVMRDAADNALVVCNMENFDPVGIHTGDSIVFAPTQTLSDIENQMLRDASLSIIRALKIEGGCNVQLALDPHSFKYYVIEVNPRVSRSSALASKATGYPIAKLAAKIAVGLTLDEMVNPVTGTTYAMFEPALDYVVAKIPRFPFDKFEKGERRLGTQMKATGEVMAIGRNIEESLLKACRSLEIGVYHNEMSELSQVTDDQLVEKIVKAQDDRLFYLSEALRRGYTVEELAQLTKIDVFFLDKLLHILEIEQELAINHDNINLLKKAKKYGFADRKIAELWGRTESYIRQLRTDHKIVPVYKMVDTCAAEFESSTPYFYSTYEWENESIRSEKESVLVLGSGPIRIGQGVEFDYATVHSVKAIQAAGYEAIIMNSNPETVSTDFSVSDKLYFEPLTLEDVLNVIDLEKPKGVIVQFGGQTAINLAEPLAKAGIPILGTQVEDLDRAEDRDLFEKALKDLGIPQPPGQTATNEEEALEAARKIGFPVLVRPSYVLGGRAMEIVENEADLRSYMRTAVKASPEHPVLVDSYIVGRECEVDAISDGKDVLIPGIMEHIERAGVHSGDSMAVYPPQTLSKEVQATIADYTKRLAIGLNCIGMMNIQFVIKDETVYVIEVNPRASRTVPFLSKVTDIPMAQVATKLILGQSLAELGYQDGLYPESKQVHVKAPVFSFTKLAKVDSLLGPEMKSTGEIMGSDLTLEKALYKAFEASYQHLSEFGNVVFTIADEDKEEALGLAQRFHELGYGLLATAGTATYLADNGLSVTTVGKLGDAAYQDIPSLVRAGKVQAIINTVGKKRVADGDGQVIRSSAIEGGIPLFTALDTAEAMIKVLESRSFMTQAI; encoded by the coding sequence ATGCCAAAACGTACGGATATTAAGAAAATTATGGTGATTGGGTCTGGTCCGATTATTATCGGTCAGGCTGCGGAGTTTGATTATGCTGGAACTCAGGCTTGTTTGGCCTTGAAGGAGGAAGGTTATAGCGTTGTCCTGGTCAATTCAAACCCTGCGACCATCATGACAGACAAGGAAATTGCGGATAAGGTTTATATTGAGCCAATCACGCTTGAATTTGTCACACGGATTTTACGGAAGGAGCGTCCAGATGCTCTATTGCCAACACTTGGCGGTCAGACAGGTCTTAATATGGCCATGGAATTGTCCAAGGCTGGTATTTTAGATGAACTTGGGGTTGAGTTGTTGGGAACTAAACTGTCTGCAATTGATCAGGCAGAGGACCGCGACCTCTTTAAACAACTCATGGAAGACCTCAAACAACCAATTCCTGAATCAACCATTGTGACGACAGTTGAAGAAGCTTTGGAATTTGCTACTGAAATTGGCTATCCTGTCATCGTTCGTCCAGCCTTCACGCTGGGTGGTACTGGCGGTGGTATGTGTGCCAATGAAGAAGAACTGCGTGAAATTGCGGAAAATGGTCTGAAATTATCACCAGTGACCCAGTGTTTGATTGAGCGTTCGATTGCGGGCTTCAAGGAAATCGAATACGAAGTCATGCGTGATGCGGCTGACAATGCCTTGGTCGTATGTAACATGGAAAACTTTGATCCTGTGGGAATTCATACAGGGGATTCTATCGTATTTGCCCCAACACAAACACTTTCTGATATCGAAAACCAGATGTTGCGCGATGCCAGCCTGAGCATTATCCGTGCCCTCAAAATCGAAGGTGGCTGTAATGTGCAGTTGGCGCTGGATCCACATAGTTTCAAATACTATGTCATTGAAGTAAACCCACGTGTGTCCCGTTCGTCTGCCTTGGCATCAAAAGCAACGGGCTATCCTATCGCCAAATTAGCCGCAAAAATTGCGGTTGGCTTGACCTTAGATGAAATGGTCAACCCTGTTACTGGAACAACCTATGCCATGTTTGAACCTGCACTTGACTACGTTGTGGCAAAAATTCCACGTTTCCCATTTGACAAGTTTGAAAAAGGGGAGCGTCGCCTCGGCACACAGATGAAGGCAACTGGCGAGGTCATGGCCATCGGTCGTAACATTGAAGAAAGCCTACTCAAGGCCTGCCGTTCTTTGGAAATCGGGGTTTATCACAATGAAATGTCTGAACTCAGCCAAGTGACAGATGACCAATTGGTTGAAAAGATTGTCAAGGCTCAAGATGACCGACTCTTCTATCTTTCAGAAGCCCTTCGCCGTGGCTATACAGTAGAAGAATTGGCTCAGTTGACCAAGATTGATGTCTTCTTCCTTGATAAGCTGCTCCATATCTTAGAAATCGAGCAGGAATTGGCAATCAATCACGATAATATCAACTTATTGAAAAAAGCCAAGAAATACGGTTTTGCAGACCGCAAGATTGCAGAACTCTGGGGCAGAACTGAATCTTACATCCGTCAACTGAGAACAGACCACAAGATTGTACCCGTTTACAAGATGGTGGACACTTGTGCGGCTGAGTTCGAAAGTTCAACGCCATATTTCTATTCAACTTATGAGTGGGAAAATGAGTCCATCCGTTCGGAGAAAGAATCTGTTTTGGTGCTTGGTTCTGGCCCAATTCGTATCGGTCAGGGTGTGGAGTTTGACTATGCGACGGTGCATTCGGTCAAGGCTATTCAGGCCGCTGGCTACGAAGCTATCATTATGAACTCAAACCCTGAAACGGTGTCAACAGACTTCTCGGTTTCGGACAAGCTATACTTCGAGCCGTTAACCTTGGAAGATGTTTTGAATGTGATTGACCTTGAGAAACCAAAAGGGGTTATCGTTCAGTTCGGTGGCCAGACGGCCATCAATTTGGCAGAGCCATTGGCCAAAGCAGGCATTCCAATCTTAGGGACACAAGTGGAAGACTTGGACCGAGCAGAAGACAGAGATTTGTTTGAAAAAGCCCTGAAAGACCTAGGGATTCCACAGCCACCAGGCCAAACCGCAACCAATGAAGAGGAAGCTCTAGAAGCGGCCCGCAAAATTGGGTTCCCGGTGCTTGTTCGTCCCTCTTATGTCTTGGGCGGTCGTGCTATGGAAATTGTCGAAAATGAAGCAGACTTACGTTCCTATATGAGGACGGCAGTTAAGGCTTCGCCAGAACATCCTGTCTTGGTGGATTCTTACATCGTCGGTCGTGAGTGTGAGGTTGATGCTATTTCAGATGGTAAGGATGTCTTGATTCCAGGGATTATGGAGCATATCGAGCGCGCTGGGGTTCACTCAGGTGACTCTATGGCAGTTTATCCCCCACAAACATTGTCTAAAGAGGTACAGGCGACCATTGCAGACTACACCAAACGCTTGGCAATCGGTCTTAACTGCATCGGTATGATGAATATCCAGTTTGTTATTAAGGATGAAACGGTCTATGTCATTGAGGTCAATCCTCGTGCCAGTCGTACGGTGCCATTCTTGTCCAAAGTCACAGACATTCCAATGGCTCAGGTTGCAACCAAATTGATTTTGGGACAAAGCCTTGCGGAACTTGGCTACCAAGACGGTCTTTATCCTGAGAGCAAGCAAGTGCACGTTAAAGCACCAGTATTCTCATTTACAAAATTGGCTAAAGTTGATAGTTTGTTAGGACCAGAGATGAAGTCAACCGGTGAGATTATGGGGTCAGACTTGACGTTGGAAAAAGCACTGTATAAGGCTTTTGAAGCAAGCTATCAACACCTGTCTGAGTTTGGTAATGTAGTCTTTACCATTGCGGATGAAGACAAGGAAGAAGCTCTTGGACTTGCCCAACGCTTCCATGAACTAGGCTATGGTCTGCTGGCTACGGCAGGTACAGCTACCTATCTGGCTGATAATGGACTATCCGTGACAACTGTTGGCAAATTGGGCGATGCTGCTTATCAAGATATTCCAAGTCTTGTTCGAGCAGGTAAGGTTCAGGCGATTATCAATACGGTTGGTAAAAAACGTGTAGCTGATGGCGACGGTCAGGTCATTCGAAGCTCTGCTATTGAAGGTGGAATCCCACTCTTTACAGCCCTTGATACAGCAGAAGCTATGATCAAGGTGTTGGAAAGCCGTAGCTTTATGACACAGGCAATATAG
- a CDS encoding aspartate carbamoyltransferase catalytic subunit, with product MTITNGKVSLKHLVTMETLSNEEVLGLIQRGITFKNGERVELDRKYYASNLFFEDSTRTHKSFEMAELRLDMGMIDFDARTSSVNKGETLYDTILTMSALGVDICVIRHSEVDYYKQLIDSPTIQTSIVNGGDGSGQHPSQSLLDLMTIYEEFGTFEGLKIAIAGDITHSRVAKSNMQILKRLGAEIYFAGPEEWYAEEFDVYGQHLNIDDIVEKVDVLMLLRVQHERHDGDGGFSKETYNRLHGLTEERYKRLKDRAIVMHPAPVNRDVEIDDHLVEAPKSRIVRQMQNGVFVRMAILEAIVNGKA from the coding sequence ATGACAATTACAAATGGTAAAGTTTCACTCAAACACTTGGTTACTATGGAAACTCTTTCAAATGAGGAAGTGCTCGGGCTTATTCAGAGAGGAATTACTTTCAAAAATGGGGAGCGGGTAGAGTTGGATAGGAAGTATTATGCTTCCAATCTATTCTTTGAGGATTCGACTAGGACCCATAAGTCTTTTGAAATGGCAGAGCTTCGTTTGGATATGGGCATGATTGACTTTGATGCGCGTACCAGTTCGGTCAATAAGGGTGAAACCTTGTATGATACGATTTTGACTATGTCAGCCTTGGGGGTCGACATCTGTGTCATTCGTCACTCTGAAGTAGATTACTACAAGCAGTTGATTGATAGCCCTACCATTCAGACTTCTATTGTCAATGGTGGTGACGGTTCTGGGCAACACCCAAGCCAGTCCTTGCTAGATTTGATGACCATTTATGAGGAATTTGGAACCTTTGAAGGTTTGAAGATTGCCATTGCTGGTGATATTACGCATTCACGAGTGGCTAAGTCAAATATGCAAATCTTGAAGCGTTTGGGTGCGGAAATTTACTTTGCTGGACCAGAAGAGTGGTATGCAGAGGAATTTGATGTTTATGGTCAACATTTGAATATTGATGATATTGTTGAGAAAGTAGATGTCTTGATGTTGCTCCGTGTGCAACACGAGCGCCATGATGGTGATGGTGGCTTTTCAAAAGAAACCTATAATCGCTTGCATGGCTTGACTGAGGAACGCTACAAGCGCTTAAAAGACAGGGCTATTGTCATGCATCCAGCTCCTGTCAATCGTGATGTAGAAATCGATGACCACTTGGTAGAGGCGCCAAAATCACGCATTGTCCGCCAAATGCAAAATGGTGTCTTTGTTCGGATGGCGATTTTGGAAGCCATTGTTAATGGCAAGGCTTAA
- the rplU gene encoding 50S ribosomal protein L21 produces the protein MSTYAIIKTGGKQVKVEVGQAIYVEKLNVEAGQEVTFEEVVLVGGEKTVVGTPLVAGATVVGTVEKQGKQKKVVTFKYKPKKGSHRKQGHRQPYTKVVINAINA, from the coding sequence ATGAGCACATACGCAATCATTAAAACTGGCGGCAAACAAGTTAAAGTTGAAGTCGGTCAAGCTATCTACGTTGAAAAATTGAACGTTGAAGCAGGTCAAGAAGTTACTTTCGAAGAAGTAGTTCTTGTTGGTGGTGAGAAAACTGTTGTGGGTACTCCACTTGTAGCAGGCGCTACTGTTGTTGGTACTGTTGAAAAACAAGGTAAACAGAAAAAAGTTGTTACCTTCAAGTACAAACCTAAAAAAGGTAGCCACCGCAAACAAGGTCACCGTCAACCTTACACAAAAGTTGTTATCAACGCTATCAACGCTTAA
- a CDS encoding zinc ribbon domain-containing protein YjdM: METLPNCPKCNSEYVYEDGALLVCPECAYEWNPADVAEEESGPVAIDANGNRLADGDTVTLIKDLKVKGAPKDLKQGTRVKGIRIVEGDHNIDCKIDGFGAMKLKSEFVKKI; the protein is encoded by the coding sequence ATGGAAACTTTACCAAATTGTCCAAAATGTAATTCTGAGTATGTCTATGAAGACGGCGCCCTTTTGGTTTGCCCTGAGTGTGCTTATGAGTGGAACCCAGCTGATGTGGCTGAGGAAGAAAGTGGACCTGTTGCAATTGATGCGAACGGTAATCGTTTGGCAGATGGAGATACGGTAACTCTGATTAAGGATTTGAAAGTCAAGGGTGCGCCTAAGGATTTGAAACAAGGTACACGAGTTAAAGGGATCCGTATCGTTGAGGGTGACCACAATATCGACTGTAAAATCGATGGTTTTGGTGCCATGAAGTTAAAATCAGAATTTGTGAAAAAAATCTAA
- a CDS encoding LysR family transcriptional regulator, with amino-acid sequence MNIQQLRYVVAIANSGTFREAAEKMYVSQPSLSISIRDLEKEIGFQIFNRTSSGTFLTKEGMDFYEKAQALVKGFDHFENRYLQPEEGEKIFSISSQHYDFLPPLITEFSKEHPQYKNLRIFESTTVQILDEVAQGYSELGIIYLNGRNTKGIMQKLEKLKLEVEDLIAFQTHIYVRKDHPLTSKSEVELNDLVGLPTVRFTQEKEAYLYYSENLIDTSDSSVTFDVTDRATLNGILERTDAYATGSGFLDSESVNGITVIPIKDQIDNRMVYVKRADGDLSQCALDFIEMMHRYFDAKKG; translated from the coding sequence ATGAATATTCAACAATTACGGTACGTTGTTGCCATTGCCAACAGTGGTACATTTCGAGAGGCAGCAGAGAAAATGTATGTGTCCCAGCCTAGTCTGTCCATTTCCATTCGTGACTTGGAAAAAGAGATTGGTTTTCAAATTTTTAACCGAACAAGTTCGGGAACCTTTCTGACCAAAGAGGGCATGGATTTTTACGAAAAAGCTCAAGCTTTGGTTAAGGGCTTTGACCACTTTGAAAATCGTTATTTGCAACCTGAAGAAGGGGAAAAGATTTTTTCCATTTCCAGTCAGCACTATGACTTTTTACCACCGTTGATAACAGAATTCTCAAAGGAACATCCTCAGTACAAAAATCTCCGAATTTTTGAATCAACAACAGTTCAAATTTTAGATGAAGTGGCCCAAGGATATAGCGAACTAGGGATTATTTATCTGAATGGTCGCAATACAAAAGGCATTATGCAGAAATTGGAAAAGCTCAAGTTAGAAGTGGAGGACCTGATTGCCTTTCAGACCCATATCTATGTCCGTAAAGACCATCCTTTGACAAGCAAGTCTGAGGTTGAGTTAAATGATTTAGTTGGTCTTCCGACAGTGCGATTTACTCAGGAAAAAGAAGCCTATCTTTATTACTCTGAAAATCTAATTGATACGTCAGACTCGTCTGTTACTTTTGATGTAACTGACCGAGCAACTTTGAATGGCATTTTGGAGCGGACCGATGCCTATGCGACAGGCTCTGGTTTCCTAGATAGTGAAAGTGTGAACGGGATTACGGTCATTCCAATTAAAGATCAAATTGATAATCGTATGGTCTATGTCAAACGAGCTGATGGGGACTTGAGCCAATGTGCTTTAGATTTTATTGAAATGATGCATCGATATTTTGATGCGAAGAAAGGTTAG
- a CDS encoding carbamoyl phosphate synthase small subunit, with product MSKRRLILEDGTIFEGEAFGADMDVTGELVFSTGMTGYQESITDQSYNGQILTFTYPLVGNYGINRDDYESIKPTCKGIVVSEWSRRASNWRNQMTLDEFLKAKKIPAISGIDTRALTKIIRQHGTMKATLANVGDSVEHLTDQLRATVLPTNNIQQVSTKTAYPAPGVGRSVVLVDFGLKHSILRELAKRDCNVTVVPYDTTAEEILALHPDGVMLSNGPGNPDDVPEALDMIRGILGKIPIFGICMGHQLFAKANGATTYKMKFGHRGFNHAVREIATGRVDFTSQNHGYAVAREDLPDCLMITHEEINDKSVEGVRHKYHPGFSVQFHPDAAPGPHDASYLFDEFMDLMDGFQKRL from the coding sequence ATGTCAAAAAGACGTTTAATTTTGGAAGATGGCACTATTTTTGAAGGGGAGGCCTTCGGTGCTGATATGGATGTGACTGGTGAGTTGGTGTTCTCAACGGGGATGACTGGTTATCAGGAATCTATCACAGACCAGTCTTATAATGGTCAGATTTTAACCTTTACCTATCCCTTGGTGGGAAATTACGGGATTAACCGTGATGATTACGAGTCGATCAAGCCGACTTGTAAGGGTATTGTGGTTAGCGAGTGGTCTCGTCGAGCAAGCAACTGGCGTAATCAGATGACCTTGGATGAATTTTTGAAGGCTAAGAAAATCCCAGCTATCTCTGGCATTGATACGCGCGCTTTAACAAAAATTATTCGACAACATGGTACCATGAAGGCGACTCTTGCAAATGTCGGTGATTCTGTGGAGCATTTGACAGACCAGTTGAGAGCGACTGTTTTGCCAACCAATAACATCCAGCAAGTATCTACTAAAACAGCTTATCCTGCGCCTGGAGTTGGGCGTAGTGTCGTTCTGGTTGATTTTGGCTTGAAGCATTCTATTCTTAGAGAGTTAGCCAAGCGTGATTGCAATGTGACAGTTGTCCCTTATGATACGACTGCTGAAGAAATTCTTGCCCTCCATCCTGATGGTGTTATGTTGTCAAATGGTCCTGGTAACCCAGATGATGTTCCAGAAGCTTTGGACATGATTCGGGGCATTCTTGGAAAAATTCCAATTTTTGGTATCTGTATGGGGCACCAACTCTTCGCCAAGGCCAATGGTGCTACAACTTACAAGATGAAGTTCGGACATCGTGGTTTTAACCATGCTGTTCGTGAAATTGCGACTGGTCGAGTGGATTTTACCAGTCAGAACCACGGTTACGCTGTGGCTCGTGAAGATTTGCCAGATTGTTTGATGATTACCCATGAGGAAATCAACGACAAATCAGTTGAGGGAGTGCGCCACAAGTACCATCCAGGTTTCTCTGTTCAATTCCACCCAGATGCAGCACCTGGTCCACACGATGCTAGCTATCTCTTTGATGAATTTATGGATTTGATGGATGGCTTCCAGAAGCGGCTGTAA
- a CDS encoding Pr6Pr family membrane protein — protein MKNQTILFYSRCLLAVLAITGTVLEILKYGIGMLMYYTVLSNLLVSVFAVYMVLAMKKGEDLQAPRFLRIKAAVTMSIMITCVVYHLMLAPLADDFWRVENMLCHYIVPIYFLLDTLLVDRQQQYKWFDPIWWTLLPVLYMIFGLVNGLFIKIPIPDAKDSPFAYFFLNVPKYGWPYVLTYAGTIFVAYLVFGFVLTGVKSLNVRRSLLNR, from the coding sequence ATGAAGAATCAAACTATTTTATTCTATAGTCGGTGCTTGTTGGCAGTTTTGGCTATTACAGGAACGGTCTTGGAGATTTTAAAGTACGGTATCGGTATGCTTATGTACTATACGGTGCTTTCAAACCTCTTGGTATCTGTCTTTGCGGTTTATATGGTGCTTGCCATGAAGAAGGGTGAGGATTTACAGGCTCCTCGTTTTCTTCGTATAAAGGCTGCGGTAACCATGTCCATCATGATTACCTGTGTAGTCTATCACTTGATGTTGGCACCTCTCGCAGATGATTTTTGGCGAGTGGAAAACATGCTCTGCCACTATATTGTTCCGATTTATTTCTTGTTAGATACCCTACTTGTCGACCGTCAGCAACAGTACAAGTGGTTTGACCCGATTTGGTGGACACTTTTGCCAGTTCTCTACATGATTTTTGGGCTTGTTAATGGTCTTTTTATTAAAATTCCTATCCCTGATGCTAAGGACAGTCCCTTTGCCTATTTCTTCCTCAATGTTCCCAAATATGGCTGGCCTTATGTACTGACCTATGCAGGTACGATTTTCGTGGCCTATCTGGTTTTTGGCTTTGTTTTGACTGGTGTAAAATCCCTAAATGTCCGTCGCAGTCTGCTAAACAGGTAA
- the lspA gene encoding signal peptidase II gives MRKFGFPILAVVLICLDQIVKAWTVANIELDTVEPFLPGFMSLAYLRNYGAAWSILQNQQWFFTIVTIAAVIGLIWYYVKQIKGSLWTLFSLALMIAGALGNFIDRIRLGYVVDMFHLDFISFPVFNVADMCLSIGVGILFICIMKEESNGSKS, from the coding sequence ATGAGAAAGTTTGGATTTCCAATTCTGGCAGTTGTTTTGATATGTCTTGATCAGATTGTCAAGGCTTGGACAGTTGCCAATATTGAATTAGATACGGTTGAGCCATTTCTTCCAGGATTTATGAGTTTAGCCTATTTACGCAATTATGGAGCGGCTTGGTCCATCTTACAAAATCAGCAGTGGTTTTTCACGATTGTAACAATTGCAGCTGTGATCGGTTTGATTTGGTATTATGTGAAGCAAATTAAGGGTAGCTTGTGGACCTTGTTTAGCCTGGCTTTGATGATTGCTGGGGCCTTGGGGAATTTTATTGATCGAATTCGTCTTGGTTATGTAGTGGATATGTTCCACTTGGACTTTATCAGTTTCCCAGTATTTAATGTGGCGGACATGTGTCTGTCTATTGGTGTTGGAATTTTGTTTATTTGTATCATGAAAGAAGAGAGTAATGGAAGTAAGAGTTGA